A genomic stretch from Helianthus annuus cultivar XRQ/B chromosome 1, HanXRQr2.0-SUNRISE, whole genome shotgun sequence includes:
- the LOC110878132 gene encoding transcription factor GTE6 isoform X2, translated as METLDAPVPEVRSESEPALVEELGQNADEIVVKVDELEKRLNEVEQFYSKTNKKQSNASKGSSAGKDNDKDKQLPSFKRRQLDASRREAAAAKRMQDLMRQLSAILRQHIMGHKWAGPFMQPVDVVGLGLHDYYEIIEKPMDFSTIKNKMEAKDGSGYKNVREICADVRLIFKNAMKYNDERNDVHVMAKTLLAKFEEKWLLLLPKVDEEEERRKKEEAEAQLDIQLAQEVSHAKMAKELNTELDVIGKRLEKMRETVLRNCRKMSTEEKKALMTVLTQLSPDDLNKALLIVAENNPSFQATGQEVDLDIDAQSESTLWKLKFFVKDLLQSQGKSPTSIGGNTTTTTVNHNNNQNKRKRETNDAPAKPSQKKNKKPS; from the exons ATGGAAACACTGGACGCACCTGTTCCAGAGGTTCGAAGCGAATCAGAACCAGCGCTTGTGGAGGAATTAGGTCAAAATGCTGATGAAATCGTCGTGAAAGTTGATGAG CTTGAGAAAAGATTGAATGAAGTTGAGCAGTTCTACTCAAAGACAAATAAAAAGCAGTCCAACGCTTCTAAAGGTAGTTCAGCTGGGAAAGATAATGATAAAGATAAACAATTACCTAGCTTTAAAAGGCGACAGCTGGATGCATCACGCAGAGAAGCAGCTGCTGCAAAGAGAATGCAAGATCTTATGCGCCAACTTTCTGCAATACTACGTCAGCACATCAT GGGGCACAAATGGGCTGGACCATTCATGCAACCTGTGGACGTTGTAGGGCTTGGATTGCATGATTATTATGAG ATAATTGAAAAGCCAATGGACTTCAGTACAATCAAGAACAAAATGGAAGCAAAAGATGGCAGTGGGTATAAAAACGTTCGAGAAATATGTGCAGATGTGAGATTAATTTTTAAAAACGCCATGAAGTATAACGATGAGAGAAACGATGTTCATGTCATGGCCAAGACTTTGTTAGCAAAATTTGAGGAGAAATGGCTGCTGCTTTTGCCAAAAGTTGACGAAGAG gaagaaagaagaaaaaaagagGAAGCAGAGGCTCAACTAGATATTCAGCTTGCTCAGGAGGTTTCTCACGCTAAAATGGCTAAAGAATTGAATACCGAA CTTGACGTGATTGGCAAACGTCTTGAGAAAATGAGAGAAACGGTGCTTCGAAATTGCAG GAAAATGTCTACAGAAGAGAAGAAAGCGCTGATGACAGTTCTGACACAGTTATCTCCCGATGATCTGAACAAGGCGCTATTAATTGTTGCCGAGAATAACCCCAGCTTTCAAGCAACTGGTCAGGAGGTTGACCTTGATATCGATGCACAG AGTGAGTCGACGTTGTGGAAGTTAAAGTTCTTTGTGAAAGACCTACTTCAGAGTCAAGGAAAGAGTCCGACAAGCATCGGTGGTaacaccactaccaccaccgtCAACCACAACAATAATCAAAATAAGCGGAAACGAGAGACCAATGATGCACCCGCAAAGCCTTCCCAGAAAAAGAATAAAAAGCCTTCTTAA
- the LOC110878132 gene encoding transcription factor GTE6 isoform X1, which yields METLDAPVPEVRSESEPALVEELGQNADEIVVKVDELEKRLNEVEQFYSKTNKKQSNASKGSSAGKDNDKDKQLPSFKRRQLDASRREAAAAKRMQDLMRQLSAILRQHIMGHKWAGPFMQPVDVVGLGLHDYYEIIEKPMDFSTIKNKMEAKDGSGYKNVREICADVRLIFKNAMKYNDERNDVHVMAKTLLAKFEEKWLLLLPKVDEEEERRKKEEAEAQLDIQLAQEVSHAKMAKELNTELDVIGKRLEKMRETVLRNCRVRFRKMSTEEKKALMTVLTQLSPDDLNKALLIVAENNPSFQATGQEVDLDIDAQSESTLWKLKFFVKDLLQSQGKSPTSIGGNTTTTTVNHNNNQNKRKRETNDAPAKPSQKKNKKPS from the exons ATGGAAACACTGGACGCACCTGTTCCAGAGGTTCGAAGCGAATCAGAACCAGCGCTTGTGGAGGAATTAGGTCAAAATGCTGATGAAATCGTCGTGAAAGTTGATGAG CTTGAGAAAAGATTGAATGAAGTTGAGCAGTTCTACTCAAAGACAAATAAAAAGCAGTCCAACGCTTCTAAAGGTAGTTCAGCTGGGAAAGATAATGATAAAGATAAACAATTACCTAGCTTTAAAAGGCGACAGCTGGATGCATCACGCAGAGAAGCAGCTGCTGCAAAGAGAATGCAAGATCTTATGCGCCAACTTTCTGCAATACTACGTCAGCACATCAT GGGGCACAAATGGGCTGGACCATTCATGCAACCTGTGGACGTTGTAGGGCTTGGATTGCATGATTATTATGAG ATAATTGAAAAGCCAATGGACTTCAGTACAATCAAGAACAAAATGGAAGCAAAAGATGGCAGTGGGTATAAAAACGTTCGAGAAATATGTGCAGATGTGAGATTAATTTTTAAAAACGCCATGAAGTATAACGATGAGAGAAACGATGTTCATGTCATGGCCAAGACTTTGTTAGCAAAATTTGAGGAGAAATGGCTGCTGCTTTTGCCAAAAGTTGACGAAGAG gaagaaagaagaaaaaaagagGAAGCAGAGGCTCAACTAGATATTCAGCTTGCTCAGGAGGTTTCTCACGCTAAAATGGCTAAAGAATTGAATACCGAA CTTGACGTGATTGGCAAACGTCTTGAGAAAATGAGAGAAACGGTGCTTCGAAATTGCAG AGTGCGTTTCAGGAAAATGTCTACAGAAGAGAAGAAAGCGCTGATGACAGTTCTGACACAGTTATCTCCCGATGATCTGAACAAGGCGCTATTAATTGTTGCCGAGAATAACCCCAGCTTTCAAGCAACTGGTCAGGAGGTTGACCTTGATATCGATGCACAG AGTGAGTCGACGTTGTGGAAGTTAAAGTTCTTTGTGAAAGACCTACTTCAGAGTCAAGGAAAGAGTCCGACAAGCATCGGTGGTaacaccactaccaccaccgtCAACCACAACAATAATCAAAATAAGCGGAAACGAGAGACCAATGATGCACCCGCAAAGCCTTCCCAGAAAAAGAATAAAAAGCCTTCTTAA